The genomic stretch AGCCTTGCAGAACTAGTTCCTTTAATTGCTCCAGTCACCAATCTTGCAGCTTCATACTGAACACCATCAAGTAGAGCTGAATCGCAATCATAACAGTTGTTCCAGATAACATCACCATACTCCATAAGTGGTCTGATTAAACTCTTATACAAGGATGTTAAGATGGAACGGTCAACTTTAAATCTGACAAATTTTAACATATTTAATCGCTTTGAAGCCTTCTCAAAAACCTGAACTATATGTTTTCTCCACGACATACTACTCTGCAAAGTTAGACCCAAGTGAGTATGAGACTCAACTCTCTTTCTATTAAAAGTACTCAAGTTGACTTGCTCTTAAATTGCGTTCAGTTGTCGTGTATTCATCGTGCctgacttttcttttttctcgaGTAAATATtaactgcaaaattttacaCTTCGATTTCTCCGAGATGAAAACAATCACTCTGATAAAAGGGTTTCAGTTTTATCCATTGGGTTTCACGTCAACTTGAGAGCCTATATATATTTTCATTATCGTTAATACGACTATTTTTATTGAGCGTCGAGCACTTCTCTTGCTCCTGCTTTCATTGTGTTCGCCACTATCCCATAAACTTTAGTCCACGCTTCTCTCACTTCTGTTGTAAATCTTTCTCCCAGGCCGTTTTGGAGTGTTTCCAATAAAGCAGCCCCGACTGGCTAAAGAGGTTGAAACAAAAAGGTTTAATTGTCTGCCTTCATAAGATGTCCATGTTGTTGTCCAAAAAGTAAGAAAACTAAGATCTTGTAGATCTTTTCACACTTTGATTTTTAAAGCTTGTAGCATATGAGGAaggaggagggggaggggacAATTCAAATAGACAAAACGGAGTCAAGGAAACCCCCAGGAATGAGGCAACCATGAAAATCAGACATATCCACTTCGTAATCAGACCGGGGTTTGATAGGGAAGAATACCGCCTCAACCACTCCTCCCTTGTCGGACACCATTAAATGTTTAGAATCATGTCCCTGTTCACAAATacaaaaatcaagtttaaacCAAGGCTacttatacaatacaataaatgGAAGCGATCGTGATTTTGACGCTCAATGTACGTTGCACAGATCTTCTGGCTTTTTAACGGGGTAAAATGTTTTCCTAATGTCAACGTCGTAGCTTTCATTTCAGTAGACAGCTAAGAGATCAAGGGAAAATACGGTCTCGCTTTTCAATGTGGTAGTTCACCTATAACAGCTGTGAAATGGCTTAATGTACGCAAGCCAATTCTGCGTACTTGATTGTTACGGTGCCCGAAatctttgctttcatttttaagGTTTATCTTTCATTTAAGCACTTTGAAATATTCAGATATAAggttattaaaaaaaactgtgcCGGTGACAGCCTTCATCAGAAACAGTGCTCAAAATGAAAGTTGTCACCTTCAGTTTTCATTCTGAGGAAGGCTTTATGACTGCGAGCCTGTCAGGCTTCAAAATTCATTCTGTCAGCCTGTCAGGCTTAATTCAAATGAAGGCCGTCACCAGCACAGCCGGAAGgtcaattttcaatttcaatgtCACGTGTTTTATCCGTAAaaagtagtagtggtagtagtagaaATGCAAACTGACTAACGCAGGAAACGAATGGTTCGCATTCAAATATGGTCACCGATAGCCTTGCTTCCGTTGATAGGATAGACAAAACTCAGACGCAGTTTCAAAATGGTTCATTATCAAGCAACTAGCAGAAAACTGCCGGGCTTTGCAGCTATTTAATCAGTTTCCTGGTTATTTCAGTGTAAGTCACTGTATCCATAATTACctgttggttttttaatttcaatcGGTTTCCTACCTCATAATGATGATCCTTGACATTATACATGACATGCCTTGCGCCCAGGTCCTTGAGAGTGGGAACAATAGAACCCAGGTCGTTGAGAGACGACACGGCCAAGTCAACGTACTGCATAGTGGCCAGTGCTTGTCGCTTTAAGCGCTTGTCGCTCCTCGCTGCCTCATTCTCCAAATCTATGTCCCGGAATGAAAACAATGGTAGCAACTCTGGAGAATCCGTGAATAACCtatttgagaaagaaaaagcATTGCACGCAAAATTCATTCACCGCActgaatacaccttattccaaaatggccaccatgttagttttcttttgtttgtttaccaATTACcccttgttgccttgttcaAAGTCAGATAGTCCTCTGTATTTTAAGTATAATATCCTAAGGATTCCAATACAGAGAGATTTGTATTCGCCTTTTCTGTTAACGGAAAATGGTAAGCGGATGATGTATTTCATAAAACCATGAAAATTCTCCAGTTCTATTCTTTCTTCTCTGTTTATAAGAAACTGACAACCGTAGCTAACAGGAAAGAAGTGCGATAAAGGCCCGGGCAAACGGCCTCAACATTTTTCTCAAcatcctttcgattttgttgaacaatgttgactgctggggtcggcaaacggtttcaacacgcttttaaactctttcaacatcgattcaacttcgtttcAACATGTCTCACTACGAGGTTGAAAGGGGAAGGGTAGGGGGTAGGGGGTAGGGGGGggttcaacatcgctgttcaacaaaatcgaacggatgttgaagcaaatattGAGGccgtttccccccccccccccccccccatcccccctgaaaactaattttcataagaaaaacctctcacttagactcgctttgaagaggaggcagacgtaaactcggaaatggactatttCAGCCAACATACGCCAGTGTCTTTTTCAGTAAACTTGGTTTTACCTGATACATTAGCACGACGTAATCGCATCAGGCGATGCTGAACCATCATTTTTAGCCTGATAAATACATGTTTTTAATTAGGGTCCTTAATGGGAAATATTAgtccagtttcttttcttttcttttctttttcagtacTACTTTGTTTGTATCCATGGCTACGACGTCACGTAAGCTCACTCCTTTCAAAAAGCGTGAAATGGCAAGTGTGCTTTAATCAGGTAACTCTGCTGGCTCTGATAACATTGTCTGTTACTGAACAGTCTATTAACTGTAtctgctcaacaaaacgagcagagcctccttttgtctttttctttactaagaaggagaaaaggaggctctgcctgaatcgcgtcaactctttgaagctgCCGCGGCCGTAACTTCTGGACTAGACAATCTCGTGTTCTCtcgtcaaactggtttttccagtTTAAGCATCCGTTTAGTGATAAAACCGATGGTTAAAATTGAGCCCGCGGTaccatgaaaaatcaagatggcggcgcctaTAAGGAATATTAGGCCTGGGTTCGAAACTGTATCCTGACAACATGCAGCGCATGCTCAACAAGGATCTTTCTCGAATCATGCAGAGTTTCTCTTGCgtacgccaaaatcgagcaagcaaaagaaaggctctgctaggaAGGTGAAATGGGAAGTGCTCCTACGGTCAGTTCCAATGTTTTAAGGCTTGACTGGCTGGtggtaaagttatttttttccaaCTACGGCCCTGTCTCCcttatttttcaaaattgtcAGATAACATAAAATACAATCGTCTATGTGCTTACGTGAGTAAGTACAATATACGATGAAATAATGTCCTAGGAACGAGATTGCACTCCGGCTCTGGTCGATTGCTATAATCACACATAGTAAATTTCTTCCGCTCCTGATCACAAAAAGATGCGCAATCGCAGCAGTTTAGAtgtaaaaagcttttgataggGAAACCATAGCAATGATTTCGACAACTCAGTCTACTGATAAATAGGTGGTTTTTCACGTTACGCCATCGCCgccatcaatcaatcaatcaatcaatcagtgaCTTTATTAACGTGTCAAAGGTATCTAGCCGAGGGGAAATATacctctactaattggggacacttaaTAATAAAGTGATTATAGACCTgttaacattaacattaataaaaaaataaaacgtacTAACTATCAGCTAATGGCGTCCTAGTAAAAGCTAAGATCCCAAGGCACTAAAACTTAAAACTGTGAAGGAAATATCGATCCGTTATGAGttacgccatgttggtggacgaaaacaaaagatctctcatcagCTCCTTTTCGTCCAcaagcaataggccattttcgaaatatcaaatattcagcttgatagcttAAGGTAGTAAGGACAAAAAcgatagaaacacgttggaattaATGTGTAAAATATTTGCACATCATCCACTctcctttgtctttgttctcagaacctctctttcaagctgaattttaatatatcgaaaaaggcttAGTCAGTAGGTGATTGCAGCATTGTTACCTGTGtatctagagattggttgcaaac from Montipora capricornis isolate CH-2021 chromosome 12, ASM3666992v2, whole genome shotgun sequence encodes the following:
- the LOC138026993 gene encoding neuroglobin-like, which produces MAVEGDSGYLVKEQITSVQETWTLVKEAQDLEHVGVEFYLRLFTDSPELLPLFSFRDIDLENEAARSDKRLKRQALATMQYVDLAVSSLNDLGSIVPTLKDLGARHVMYNVKDHHYEPVGAALLETLQNGLGERFTTEVREAWTKVYGIVANTMKAGAREVLDAQ